ATTCCTTCCTTCTGAAGTTAACTCGTTAAAGTTGCTCCAATCCCAGCCTGGTGCCAGACCAGCTTCCTGGAAACGCTCGCCAACTGCTGGCCTTTGGAAAGACTTGTCACCCTaatagctgtttaaaaaaaaaaaaaaaaagctccctgGGCACCTTGGCTGCAGGGCCTGAAAAGTCCTTTGTGTCCGCTCCAGCTGCAGACCCGTTCCAGGCCCCGCTCCTGGGGCCGACTGGAGCTGTCTCTCTTCGTTTCCTCTTACAGTGGCGGGTGCTGGGCTGGCTTCTTCCCGCCCAGCTTCTCTGCCAACGGTGCATCCAGGCCTCCCCACACCGAGGTGGGGGCCGGGACGTCCAGGGCAGAGCCCTTGGAAAGGGCGGGTGTGTGAGCATGTCCCAAGAGGGTCACCAGCCGGGGCGTCTCTCCGTTTCTTCCCCCTAAAGGGAGAGATCAGGGCCCCCTCCCAGGTCAACCCTGTGTCACTTCCCCAGAAAACCCAGGACCCAGCCAGTTCCCAAGCAGCTTGGtttcagaaatgaagacaacgtgcctcttcccagagcagggttTCGGCAACATAAAGCCTGAATGTAAAATGAGGTCTAAgttgtagtttaaaaaaagagtttaaaatgtgAATATGGGTTGGAAGATACTTAAACATAGATATTAGGTGAATCAACAGAAAAATGTACTAAATATTGTCACTGATGCATTAATCAAAATCAAAGATTAcgtgaaaatggaagaaaagttacataAAAACTCAAGCATTTAAAGAGACGCAGCAGTCAGAATATGTACACTGTTCACTCCTCTTAAAAATCACTCCTCTCAAAATTCCATGATGACAAAACATATGTAGCATTTCATTTCCTAGGAGAGCCTTGTTGATCTGCAGATGGGTGGAGGGCACCCCTTCCCATCAGAGGGGGGCGGGTGGGCTCCCTGGGAGCCTGCCCAGGGCCTGCTCTCACTCCGGCTCTGCCTCTCCCTGTCAAAAACCTCTTTGTGCAGGAGCAGCCCTGCTCCTTGGAGGGATAGGAACCAGAGCCCACAGCACCGTGCCACCGTGCTCCACAGCCCACCAGCCTGGCCCCGCAGTGGGGGCTGCTCGTCCACAGCCTGGCAGAACATCTgcaggaactgcagcacgcccTTCTTGCCCTATTAAGATGTTGCTCTTAAAAAGTAATAGTACAGTAGCTTTACACATGCTAGGGAAAACAGATGCAGTATACAAAGGGAAAATGGCAAAATCAGGCTGTCCCCACCCCAACTCTGACTTCCTAAGTTTCCTTTCCTAAAGGTCACTGCTGTCCAAGTTTCCTGCTGTATGTTTTCAGTGTGTTATATGGGCAGACGTATTTATGATATACCTCCTTCTTACACAAGTGGTAGCATCTATCATCTACCGGCAGCTTGCCTTTTTGACTTCAGACAGGCATGCCAGACTTCTTTTTGAGCTGCCCGGACAAGCTTGGTTTATCGTGGGGCAGGACTCCTGAGGGGCACTTCTATCCTGCAGTGTTGCTTGTGTACACACACGTCAACAGGTGACCGCTGAGGTGCTGCTTTCTCATGAGTGAGCTGCTAGGATCCTTGAGAGAACGTGGCCTCTGCTCTCAGCCCACTGGACTGGGCTTTCCCCAAATGGGACTGTGCTCACGGTAGCCCCAGTCTTCATGGCATCGGTTCTGTTTCTGGTGAACACGGGGACCCAGCCACCTGAGAAAGGCACGTAGCTGGTGAGGTGGGAGGCCTGTGAGGAGGCTAAAGAACATCATGTTGAGTGTAAATCAGTGAGCCTTCCATCACAGAATGCACAGATGGGCTGCTCATTAAAGCCTGACGAAAGCCCTGAGCATTTTCAAGGGCAATACCGCCTTGACTGCAGCTGGCAGGAGGTGGCCAACAGTTACCTGCTTGACGGCCTGGGCAGGAAGCAACCCCAGGGCATCTGAAGAGAATGGGGCCCTGTCTCTGCGAACATCATGCTGTAAGGAAACGCTTCAGCTTTCAGTAGCGAGCCCTCTCATTTCTCCGTAAGCACTCAGCCCCAGTACACACTGTTCAGAAAGAAGACGCCTGTGTGTTCTGGAGATGGATCTATATTAAGACATCTAGTGCTTCTCCTTTTTATTAGCAGCTGCAGAGCATTCCATTATGCCGTAATGTATGGAACAAGTCCCCTATTGATGGATGTATAGGGCAGCCAAAGACAGCCATTAACCATTCAAATATTCACTAATGAACCGCCTGATTTTGAAATTAGTCCCTCTGAAATGTCCCTCCCCACTGAACACTATTGTCTCTCCCTACCCATCTTATCCCTGTCTGTCTCCGTTAATTGAGTCTCCTAGGCTGTCTCTTATCAAATAAAGACAACATAAAGTAAATTACTTATGAAGAAGAACTGTAAATCTTGTCAAGATACGAGATTTCATGAAGTTAAGGGAAATGAAACTGAAGAATTTCTCTTCAGAGGTTAGACAGTTAGGCAGAGTTAAAGCATTTACCCAACTGAAGAGAACAGCAAGGCTGACACCTAGAAAAGCATTTCAAAGGGGtgcaaatgaaataataaaagattAAGAGAGGCTCCTTGGTGAAGCCATGAAGCCCTACCTTCTATAAAACTGACCCTCTGTGTGAAAGTGCTAATGGAATTCATTATGAAGGGAGAGATGCCCTACTGCAGGATCATGTCACATTTTACAACATTCCATCAGAACCTCTCTCAATTCATTTTTTCTAATGAGGAGGTATCTGCAATTATGACAATGTATATATaggacaattttattttcaaaactattaTTACTACTCCTCAAGGTAACTTCCCAATcaaatctatttttcatgaaatgttgGTCTCCATTTTAAGTGCATTCACTTCAAGAGGTCCACTTCCCCCCATTTCCAGCAAGGTTAAGATAGTTGTGCATGTTTTGATAAGATATTACCAAATAAAGGCTTGTACCCATTTATACTACTATGAAAATTGTGCAAACATGCCCATTTCCCCACACCTTCACCAATAACTACTACTCACTAGTAGTCACAGCTTCTATCTTCCATTAATTTGATTGATAAGACATGGTATACTggagttttaatttacatttcttttattgtAAACGAGGTATTTATCTCTTTaaatcagtaaacatttgttttttcttctctgtgaacCATCTCTCcatacctttatttttttaataccccTTTTTACTAATTTATAGGAATTCTGTCTTATGTGTTGAAAACAGTCTATCCCAATTTTCTTTGATCTTTCAGCTTCTATATTTTTCTGCtggcagtatttttaaatttgaggatttgttgtttctgtttattgctttacatttcttatattttattaaaagttgAGCTTGTTTCTGTGAGTCAGAAGccagatatattttcttttcatatgctGCTCAAATTTTTGGTCCATTTTCTCCCTATGggcttcagaatttttaaattctgacaTAATCAACTCTGGCAGTCTTTTGTGATATGCAATTCTTgtcttaaattttgaaaaaacttCTACCTCTGAGATTGTTTTAAtaagttctgtgttttcttttgtcgtctttttcacattaaaaaacttTAATTGATACATGGTtaattacagtgttgtgttagtttcaagcgtatagcaaagtgattcaatcacacgtacacacattttttttcaaattctttacctttataggttattatgagtataattccctgtgctatacagtaggtccttattgtttacctattttatatatagtagtgtgcatatgttaatctcACATTTCTAATTGATCACTTCCCTGCCCCACTATCCCTTTTGATAactataagtttgctttctatgtctgtaagtctatttctatttgtaaataagttcacttatgccgtttttatattctacatatgTAGAATATCAGTTATGGGATATCAGTGTCTtgcctctgacttacttcacttaatatgagcatctctagttccatccatgttgctgcaaatgacattattttgttattttttatggctgagtaatattccactgtgtatctatatacatacatatatacacacacacacacattttttatccattcttctgtcaatgggcatctaggttgcttccatctcctggctattgtaaatagtgctgctgtgaacactgggatgcatgtatctttttgaattagcatTTTCTCCAGATAGAcacctaggagtaggattgcaggATTGtacggtagctctatttttagttttttaaggagcctccatattgttctccatagaggctgcacaaattgacattcccaccaacagtgtagaagagtccttttttctccacaccctcacttattatttatagactttttaatgctTACCATTCCAACTGGTGTgtggtgatacctcactgtagttttgagttgcatttctctaataattagtgacaccgagcatcttttcatgtgtcagtTGGTCATCTgtgtgtattctttggagaaatgtcttatCTAGGCcttctgcccaatttttgatGGGGTttggtatttttaatatatatatataaaactgtatgagctgttgtatattttggaagttaaccCCTTGTTGGTAGCATCAtttacaaatactttctcccagtccacagttgtcttttcattttgtttattatttcctttgttatgcaaaaccttttaagtttaaataaatcccacttgtttacttttgtttttattttcattactctaggaaacagattaaaaaaaaattgctgttatTTACATCAAAGAGTGCTTTAcctatattttcctttgtatgtgcactcagtcatgtccaactctttgcaatcccatggactgtagcccaccaggctcctctatccacggaattttccatacaagaatactggagtaggttgccatttccttttccaggagatcttcccaaaccagggatcacacctgtatctcttgcatctcctgcactggcaggtgagttctttaccagctgagcctccaggggagcCCCTCTgttgtttattatattttcctctaggagttttatagtcttgcatttaggtctttaatccactttgcttatgtttgtatatggtattagagaatgttctaatttcatttacatgcagctgtctagttttcccagcaccatttaagAGACtatctttatttcattatatattcttgcctcctttgtcatagattaattttccataagtgcatgggtttatttctgagtcttCTGTCCGGTTCCATTGATCCCTATGTCTGTtgctgtgccagtaccatactgttttgattactgcagctttgtagtttAATCTCAAGTCAGGGCAGCTGATCCCTCCAGCCCCATAATTCTTTCTCAATAGTGTTTTGTCTATTCAGGATCctttatgtttccatacaaatttaaaaaatttttgttctcattttgtgaaaaatgtcataggggttgcactgaatctgtaaattgccttgggtagtacagtcattgttaacaatattgattcttccaatccaagaacacagtatatctttccatctgtttgtggtcatcttcagtttctttcatcagcatcctATAGTTTTTGGAGTAAAGGTCTTTTACCTCTTTAGCTagatttatccctaagtatttttttctttttgacgtGACAGTAAATGGggctgtttttttcatttctgtttctgatttttcattgttaacgTACAGAAATcaacagatttctatatattaagtTTGTAGTcagcaactttactgaattcattgacgAGTTCTAGTTCATCTTCTGgaagcatctttaggattttctgtatatagcatcatgttatctgcaaacagtgacagttttacttcttttccaatttggatttcatcttcttctctgactgctgtggcaaggacttccaaaactatgcttaataaaagtgatgagagtgggcagctttcattttttacatttaaatagtgCTCTATTTTTATATAAGGAGTTATTAAATTCAGTTTATCTTCTATGTGTCTAACTAGTTATCCCAACACTATTTGAATGCATCATCATCTATCTACTGACTTAAATTGTTATCTTTATCATATTTCAAACTCTCATTTATGTGTATCCATTTCTAGACTGTCTTATGGATCACTGATGGGCCTCATGATGGGCCAGACTCAATTATTTGACTTTCAAACTTTAAGATATACTTATGAGTACAGAGTTTCCCTCATCTCTCTAACTCAAAAGAGGAAGCCACATTTCACACAGTACAGTCAACCAGGGAATCCATGGCATGGCCTCAGACCAAATCACTCTAGACAAAGGATTGGCTCTTGAGTTGGACATGAAGCCTGGAGTATCTGTGGCTGAGTCCTTGTATTGGCAACTAATAAGGTAAGGGAACAGGAGCACTTATTTCTTCCAGGCTCACACAGCCGAATCCAGACAATGGATGCCCAGAGGTCATGGGTCTGACTCATGTAGGGTCAGTAGGGGGTAGGGGGCCATTTCCTACTCATGTATGATCACAGTTTCAGGGCATCTTATGAAAACTGAATTCAGTAACTCAAAAAGTAAATAAGCCTAATTCAAACAGGAAAAGAATGGCAATAAGAAAAATCTGTAAGGTGTAGCCagtccctcccttccccaggccaAGGAAAAAAATGGGCATGATAAACTGTTATAGTTGAAGTGATGTTATAACCAGTGCAGGTTAAAATGGTTTCACATCATGACCTGGACAAcagtgactcagtttccttatctaatCTAGGTCACCTGTACCAATGTGGCTTTTCTAGCCTCATCCATGTGAAACTGGCCCGGAGGAACATGGCTCCTGTCCCCTGCCCTCCTGGCTTGGGTGCTCTCCTTTACTGGCCTGTAAACAAAAAGTAGTGTTTAAGAGCAGATTCTAGAGCCACAGCAGAGCAAGCTCACAGACTGACTGCACCACGTCCTACCTGCTGGACCTTGGATGagtcattttttcatttctgtttctgatttttcattgttaatgtacagaaatcaacagatttcttttttttttttttttttacttttatttgcatttattttctgcggCATTTATTCCCgggccataagtttttgtttcttcagtttcttctgggatatctttttcttctgtgcaacctcctcttctggtttaggaacaatctgttctttttcagtaaggatcatctcaatgtggcagggagagctcatgtaggggttgatccgaccgtgagctctgtaagtcctgcgcctcatcttgggggctttgttcacttggatgtgctcaatgaccagagaatctacatctaagcccttaagttcagcattactctctgcatttttgagcatgtgtagtaaaaattcagcactctttttggGCCACCGACCCTGTgtccagccccactgtttggccTGTGCACACCTACCAACTCCACCATTGTGACGACGGAATGGCacacattgcttctttaaagtgacatccttcagatacttggtggcttttcggatatgcataccctttatggcctgggcagtctcacgagtgttcttaaagtgaacacgaagatttgaacctcttgatttgcatgattttgtggggttttctgggtcgaGTGAATAGCGCACCATTTTTAAGGGTCAGCTCAGGCCGCTTACcggaaaagcaacagatttctatatattaagtTTGTAGTcagcaactttactgaattcattgacgAGTTCTAGTTCATCTTCTGGAAGcacctttaggattttctgtatatagcatcatgttatctatctatctagcaTCATGTttagttttcccatctataaaatggggataataagaaAAGAGTGCCTTCCACAGAGGGTTACTGAGAAGATTAAACGAATGACTAATGTGAAGCACACAGTATGGTGTTGACATATGTACGGCTATATAGTGTTAGTTAAATGCATGTCCCTACCTCATGATGAGTCATTCAGTTCATCTTTATCACAGTAAGTGCTTGACAAGGTCAATGGGGACGGGAGTTTGAATGAGTAAAATCACCTTCAGAAAAAAGTGTAGTTGCATTCTCATTAGACTACTTAGGACAATGGGTAATCTTTAAAACCTGGTGCTTTCCTGAAGCAGGTGCTTTTCAAAATTGTATAGGACTTACATTACATGcacatttttttcacataaattttagaatcagcttgcatgatttaaaaaacaatgtgTGTGGCCATCCATATTCTGCTGGTAATTTCTATTGAAACTACAATCAATTTAGATTAACTTAGAATTAtctttttttacaaatattttttactttctagCCAAAAAGAGAGATTTATCCATGTGTTCAAATCAGTTGTAATGTGTCTCAGTATCTTTCAGCCCTTTGTTCATATACATGTGGTGCAGTTTGAAATTCATTATTGGGTATTTTTAGGAAGactactgattttttaaatttggtgGTCATGATTTTTTTCAACTGAACGTTTCATTTTGAGATcattgtagattcacatgcagcTGGCTGTAAGAAATTATAACAGATTCCATGTAGCCTTAGTCCCAGTGGTAACATTTTGGGAACTAGGACATGATCAGTGCGAGGGCACAGACGCGGGTACAGGGGAGCCCCTGTCGCCTTCATGCAGCCTCTGAAAGCCACACTCCCTCCCCTCCCGCTCCgctccacaccccctcccctcccgctcCGCTCCATCCCTGGGCCCTGACAACCGCTGCTCAGCTCTGCACTGCTTTAATGGTGTCACTACAAGAAGGTTCTATAAATGGAACCGTACGCAGGGTCTTTTGAAACTGGCTCTTTTCACTCGACACAGTTCCCTGAAGATTCATCCAGGTTGCTGAACGTATCTGTGCATTCCTGGCAGGACCCTATttaggtttatatttttaaagctgaTGGACCCTGGCTATTGTTTCCCTTTTTCTGCACTGACTACCATAGATGAAATCAGTATGTGTTCTTTCCTTATGCCAACTTTGTCAGGTCAGTGGAATTTTGGCTCCAGAAAGAGACTTCGAAGATTTCATTAAGgatgtgattattttaaaatacatattcaaaaaaaaaaaaaaaggctcttgtgaaaaaaattgttttatttgctcttaattttgtttttcttaaccaCTTTACTGAGGTATGACTGACATACAAAATCTGTATGTAATTAATATACACAATGTGACAAATTTGGAACTAAGTAGATACCTATGAGCCCATCACCACAATCTAGGTCATAAACATACCCATCACCTCCCAAAGCTTCCTTACACCCTTTATATCGCGTGTATTATTTcctaagaacacttaacatgagatctcCCCTCATACCAAATTTGGAAGCACACAATGCGGTACTGTTGACTACAGGCCCTGTGCTGGACAGTAGCTCTCTAGGACTCATTCATCCtgcagaactgaaactctgtgcccTTTGACAAATTCCTCCAAgctgcctcctccccctgccccttgcAACCACCATTCaactctctgcttctctgagtttgcctattttagattcttcatataagtggtatcatacagtatttgtccttctgtgtctggcttatttcactgtcCTCcacattcatccatgttgtcacaaatggcaggatttcctcctTGTCAAAGAATTCTTGTACAACCATTCTATTTCTGAACGCTACCAGGattcagggtgggggtggggagtgcttTTTACATCGTTTATGTATGATAGAGAGTGGGATAGAAGGAAGCAAGTTTGCTCCCAGGGGGACAGATGCAAGCATTCAGGAGGCCCCCCAGAAGGGCCCTGGGAGCCCTGGGGCCGTCCTCTGGGGGACGGGAAGAAAACATCCCTGTCTTGAAT
The nucleotide sequence above comes from Cervus canadensis isolate Bull #8, Minnesota chromosome 29, ASM1932006v1, whole genome shotgun sequence. Encoded proteins:
- the LOC122431065 gene encoding 60S ribosomal protein L17-like, encoding MVRYSLDPENPTKSCKSRGSNLRVHFKNTRETAQAIKGMHIRKATKYLKDVTLKKQCVPFRRHNGGVGRCAQAKQWGWTQGRWPKKSAEFLLHMLKNAESNAELKGLDVDSLVIEHIQVNKAPKMRRRTYRAHGRINPYMSSPCHIEMILTEKEQIVPKPEEEVAQKKKISQKKLKKQKLMARE